A region from the Canis lupus dingo isolate Sandy chromosome 9, ASM325472v2, whole genome shotgun sequence genome encodes:
- the SMIM6 gene encoding small integral membrane protein 6, with product MGSGQGHLAIPTPFPPNSCFKSGCGSGTQSVGPAGLPYWPTLRTQEPKQQNQVYVDKLIKQKHMWNDEFWENPWDQGGLAVIGLFIVTILSLVMFAIVFGFLSPAENTNQCEEL from the exons ATGGGGTCTGGTCAGGGCCACTTGGCAATACCAACACCTTTTCCTCCCAACAGCTGCTTCAAGTCCGGGTGTGGCTCGGGCACCCAGAGCGTGGGGCCTGCAGGATTACCCTACTGGCCCACTCTAAGGACACAGGAGCCGAAACAGCAGAATCAG GTCTACGTAGACAAGCTGATAAAGCAGAAGCACATGTGGAATGATGAATTCTGGGAGAACCCCTGGGACCAGGGAGGCCTAGCAGTGATCGGCTTATTCATCGTCACGATCCTGTCTCTTGTTATGTTTGCAATCGTATTTGGTTTCTTAAGTCCGGCTGAGAACACCAACCAGTGTGAAGAGCTGTGA